One genomic window of Desulfovibrio psychrotolerans includes the following:
- the fusA gene encoding elongation factor G — protein MTKAVSPKYLERLRNIGVIAHIDAGKTTLTERILFYSDRIHRMGEVHEGTATMDFMPEEQERGITIASACTRCQWGPYTINIIDTPGHVDFTIEVERCLRVLDGAIGVFCAVGGVEPQSETVWRQSEKFHVPKLAFINKMDRSGADFEAVLEAMRQRLKANPLPVVIPLGQGEGFRGVIDLVTMERVEFDQESQGREYTRSLLTGEEREYAAPWRERLLEGLADVNDAFMGKYLAGEEIAEAEIRSAIRAATVKLQAVPVFAGSALRNAGVQLVLDGVASYLPGPLDVEPAVAVMADSAQKRTLEVSPSAPLGALVFKIVMDEGRKLALMRLYSGTIRAGEVYRNITQGESERVSRLYRLHAYHQERIDEAHAGDIVAAAGLKSARTGDTIAEEGVPYILENIAAYRPVISLALEPKNSEEGDKLDEVLEKYLQEDPTLTYVLDKDTGERVISGMGELHLEVVIDRLRREYKLSPRVGNQQVVYQEAVSREAQATGVFDRELGDQPHFGKVTVGIAPRERDKGNRVRFGMDTEGWPAAWLDAVEQGITDSLMSGVLKGYPVQDADVAVLQMERKDGASSPAGFHMAAALAVKEAMELAGPLLLEPIMQVEIGVPDEHVGDAISLLGMKGARVGNMFDRAGLKIIQALAPMSRLFGFSTDLRSVTQGRAGLALTFARFDTLA, from the coding sequence ATGACAAAAGCAGTATCGCCAAAGTACTTGGAACGGCTCAGGAATATAGGGGTTATTGCCCATATTGACGCAGGCAAGACCACCCTTACGGAACGCATTCTCTTTTATAGTGACCGCATTCACAGAATGGGCGAGGTGCATGAGGGCACAGCCACCATGGACTTTATGCCTGAGGAGCAGGAGCGCGGCATAACCATTGCCTCTGCCTGCACGCGCTGCCAATGGGGCCCCTACACCATAAACATTATTGATACGCCGGGGCACGTGGATTTTACCATAGAGGTGGAACGCTGTCTGCGCGTGCTGGACGGAGCCATCGGCGTGTTTTGCGCTGTGGGCGGCGTGGAGCCGCAGTCTGAAACGGTGTGGCGGCAGTCTGAGAAATTTCATGTTCCCAAGCTGGCCTTCATCAACAAAATGGACCGTTCAGGAGCGGATTTTGAGGCTGTGCTGGAGGCCATGCGCCAACGGCTTAAGGCCAACCCGTTGCCGGTTGTCATTCCGCTCGGGCAGGGGGAGGGGTTTCGGGGTGTCATTGATCTTGTGACAATGGAACGCGTGGAGTTTGATCAGGAATCGCAGGGGCGCGAGTATACGCGGTCGCTTCTGACCGGCGAGGAGCGCGAGTATGCCGCGCCATGGCGCGAGCGGCTGCTGGAAGGACTTGCCGATGTCAACGACGCCTTTATGGGGAAGTACCTTGCGGGAGAAGAGATTGCAGAGGCGGAAATCCGGTCGGCCATTCGCGCGGCAACGGTGAAATTGCAGGCTGTTCCTGTTTTTGCGGGGTCTGCCTTGCGTAATGCCGGGGTGCAGCTTGTTCTGGACGGTGTTGCGAGCTATCTTCCCGGCCCTCTGGACGTGGAGCCTGCTGTGGCCGTTATGGCCGATTCCGCCCAGAAGCGGACGCTGGAAGTTTCCCCATCTGCGCCGCTGGGGGCGCTGGTCTTTAAGATAGTTATGGATGAGGGGCGCAAGCTTGCGCTTATGCGCCTGTACTCCGGAACCATCCGGGCGGGAGAGGTGTACAGGAACATCACACAGGGGGAGTCGGAACGCGTTTCACGCCTGTACCGGCTGCATGCATATCATCAGGAACGCATAGACGAAGCCCACGCCGGGGATATTGTGGCCGCAGCCGGGCTTAAGTCTGCGCGTACCGGCGATACGATTGCCGAAGAGGGTGTGCCCTATATTCTTGAAAATATTGCTGCATACCGACCTGTTATTTCGCTTGCGCTTGAGCCGAAGAATTCGGAGGAGGGCGATAAGCTGGATGAGGTTCTGGAGAAGTATCTTCAAGAAGATCCTACCCTTACCTACGTTCTGGATAAGGACACGGGGGAGCGTGTCATTTCCGGTATGGGGGAGTTGCATCTGGAAGTGGTAATTGACCGGTTGCGGAGAGAATACAAGTTGTCACCCCGGGTAGGGAATCAGCAGGTTGTTTATCAGGAAGCCGTGTCACGCGAAGCGCAGGCGACCGGTGTGTTTGACAGGGAGCTGGGCGACCAGCCGCATTTTGGCAAGGTGACTGTGGGCATCGCGCCGAGGGAGCGGGACAAGGGGAACCGCGTGCGTTTTGGCATGGATACGGAGGGGTGGCCTGCTGCGTGGCTTGACGCGGTGGAGCAAGGTATTACGGATAGTCTTATGAGCGGTGTGCTTAAGGGATATCCTGTGCAGGATGCAGACGTGGCTGTTCTGCAGATGGAGCGGAAGGACGGGGCGTCTTCACCCGCAGGGTTTCACATGGCTGCCGCCCTGGCTGTGAAGGAGGCCATGGAGCTTGCGGGGCCGTTGTTGCTGGAGCCCATCATGCAGGTGGAAATAGGCGTTCCCGATGAGCATGTAGGCGATGCCATAAGCCTTTTGGGTATGAAGGGGGCGCGGGTGGGGAATATGTTTGACCGCGCGGGGCTTAAGATTATACAGGCTCTGGCACCCATGAGCAGGCTTTTCGGTTTTTCCACCGATCTGCGGTCTGTGACACAGGGCAGAGCGGGATTGGCGCTGACTTTTGCCCGTTTTGACACGCTGGCGTAA
- a CDS encoding undecaprenyl-diphosphate phosphatase — translation MTDILPAVWLGIVEGLTEFLPVSSTGHLIIAGNLLDVTGPKADTFSVVIQLGAILAVVVLYWERFMGLIIPKSTMRFSGLRGLWLLFLTSLPASLLGLVAHSTIKQYLFNPIMVGLALGVGALYILFVEHHVAGRETEERYATLDDVTPRLALGIGLFQCLALWPGFSRSAATIMGGMLLGTKRSLAAEYSFVAAVPIMVAATGYDMLKSYHLFSADDLVFLSVGFGVSFLSAWVAVKAFISLVGRITFRPFAWYRLALAPAVLYFWS, via the coding sequence ATGACAGATATTCTTCCTGCCGTATGGCTGGGTATTGTTGAGGGGCTGACCGAGTTCCTCCCCGTGTCCTCCACCGGCCACCTCATCATCGCAGGCAATCTTCTGGATGTTACCGGTCCCAAGGCCGATACGTTTTCCGTGGTCATCCAGCTGGGAGCCATCCTTGCTGTGGTGGTTCTGTACTGGGAACGGTTCATGGGCCTCATCATACCCAAATCCACCATGCGGTTTTCCGGCCTGCGCGGCCTGTGGCTGCTTTTTCTCACCTCTCTGCCCGCAAGCCTTCTGGGGCTGGTGGCCCACAGCACCATAAAGCAGTATCTGTTCAATCCCATTATGGTGGGGCTGGCTCTCGGCGTAGGAGCTCTCTACATACTGTTTGTAGAGCATCACGTTGCCGGCCGGGAAACGGAAGAACGCTACGCCACGCTGGACGATGTTACACCACGGCTCGCGCTGGGCATTGGCCTCTTCCAGTGCCTCGCCCTGTGGCCCGGTTTTTCCCGCTCCGCCGCCACCATTATGGGCGGCATGCTGCTGGGCACAAAGCGGTCGCTGGCTGCCGAGTATTCATTCGTGGCCGCCGTTCCCATTATGGTAGCCGCCACTGGCTACGACATGCTGAAGAGCTATCACCTCTTTTCGGCGGACGATCTTGTTTTCCTGAGCGTGGGATTCGGCGTCTCCTTCCTTTCGGCATGGGTCGCCGTCAAGGCGTTCATCTCGCTTGTGGGACGCATAACCTTCAGGCCCTTCGCATGGTATCGCCTCGCCCTTGCCCCTGCCGTGCTCTACTTCTGGTCATGA
- the lptF gene encoding LPS export ABC transporter permease LptF, whose amino-acid sequence MHREIFRELLSLFGLCLGSLLALILIGRILQLRELFLGLEVGLVDMAMLFVYLGPFFLLLIVPIACMLSVFLTFLRMSTDRELVALKAGGLSLYQMLPAPVLFCILCTLFNLFISFYGLSWGMGHFRSTIIDIAQTRARIVMQPGVFNQSIPGITVYARQVDNASGRMEEVMVEDRSRGKAGITIIAPEGRLETDKVHGDILVRLNNGKVYRQQEGGISVLSFDEYVVRLDLNKLFKGFDLGEVKPKEMSWESLGLLMTGAGEIGENSAYMLKVAVEMQKRIALPFACIVLGLFAMPLACAFEGLERQMGVVLALLNFLVYYSLLSVGLTVGESGIAPPAAVIWLPNLLFMILGVWGLRRATRERSLNVVSMLRHIPFRLRRREREA is encoded by the coding sequence TTGCACCGGGAGATATTCCGGGAGCTTCTTTCCCTTTTCGGGCTTTGCCTCGGATCGTTGCTGGCGCTTATCCTTATTGGGCGCATTCTTCAATTGCGGGAGCTTTTTCTGGGGCTGGAGGTGGGGCTTGTGGATATGGCAATGCTTTTTGTCTATCTTGGGCCGTTTTTCCTGCTGCTGATTGTGCCCATTGCCTGTATGCTCAGCGTTTTTCTTACCTTTTTACGCATGAGCACGGACCGTGAGCTTGTCGCGTTGAAGGCAGGCGGTCTGAGCCTGTATCAGATGCTGCCTGCACCGGTGCTGTTCTGCATTCTGTGCACGCTGTTTAACCTGTTCATTTCTTTCTACGGGCTCTCGTGGGGGATGGGACATTTTCGCTCCACCATCATCGACATTGCCCAGACCCGTGCCCGCATCGTCATGCAGCCCGGCGTGTTTAACCAGAGCATTCCCGGAATTACGGTGTATGCGCGTCAGGTGGACAACGCCAGCGGCAGGATGGAAGAGGTGATGGTGGAAGACCGCTCACGCGGGAAAGCCGGCATCACCATCATTGCGCCTGAAGGCAGGCTGGAAACGGACAAGGTGCACGGCGACATTCTGGTGCGCCTGAACAACGGCAAGGTCTACAGGCAGCAGGAGGGGGGCATAAGCGTTCTTTCCTTTGACGAATACGTTGTGCGTCTGGACCTGAACAAGCTTTTTAAAGGGTTTGATCTTGGTGAGGTGAAGCCCAAGGAAATGTCGTGGGAAAGTCTTGGACTGCTTATGACGGGCGCCGGTGAAATAGGGGAAAACAGCGCCTACATGCTTAAGGTGGCTGTGGAGATGCAAAAGCGTATTGCCCTGCCGTTTGCCTGCATAGTGCTGGGGCTTTTTGCCATGCCGCTTGCCTGCGCCTTTGAGGGGCTTGAAAGGCAGATGGGCGTGGTGCTGGCACTGCTTAACTTCCTTGTTTATTACAGTCTGCTTTCCGTGGGGCTTACGGTGGGCGAATCCGGCATTGCTCCGCCTGCTGCGGTGATATGGTTACCCAACCTGCTGTTCATGATTCTGGGGGTATGGGGGCTGCGACGCGCCACCCGCGAGCGTTCGCTCAACGTGGTGTCCATGTTGCGGCACATTCCGTTCCGTCTGCGGCGCAGAGAGCGTGAGGCATGA
- a CDS encoding DUF2062 domain-containing protein — MQRWESFKRIFRFNYLKLLRLKATTHSIAIGLAVGVLVGFMPIIPFQTVVAVALAFLVRGSKIPAAIGTWVSNPVNVIPFYSLMYYVGKAVLPFDVPRLDFRNLELEAMIQQGWGLVLTMFAGGMLMGIPAAFLTYVLSFKAVHGYRQKRMIRLIKKYQLKQGNREGAEAAGTLLQTSGSVGAEQAPDGSSSRAEVGSTGEGMGAGTDGTAFTGANGEARRTPSQDPTP, encoded by the coding sequence GTGCAGAGATGGGAATCATTCAAACGTATTTTTCGTTTCAACTACCTTAAGTTGCTGCGTCTAAAGGCAACTACCCACTCTATTGCCATAGGGTTGGCTGTAGGGGTGCTGGTGGGTTTTATGCCCATTATCCCTTTTCAGACCGTGGTGGCGGTGGCGCTTGCTTTTTTGGTACGGGGTAGCAAGATTCCTGCAGCCATCGGGACGTGGGTTTCCAATCCGGTGAATGTCATTCCCTTTTATTCCCTCATGTATTATGTGGGCAAGGCCGTGTTGCCTTTTGATGTCCCCAGGCTTGATTTTCGCAACCTCGAGTTAGAGGCCATGATCCAGCAGGGATGGGGACTGGTGCTGACCATGTTTGCCGGGGGCATGTTAATGGGCATTCCGGCAGCCTTTCTGACCTATGTGCTCTCTTTTAAGGCTGTGCATGGGTATCGGCAGAAGCGTATGATCCGGCTCATTAAGAAGTACCAGCTTAAGCAGGGGAACCGAGAGGGAGCGGAGGCTGCCGGAACACTCTTGCAGACAAGCGGTTCCGTTGGTGCGGAGCAGGCTCCTGACGGTTCTTCCTCACGGGCGGAAGTTGGAAGCACCGGGGAAGGAATGGGAGCCGGAACGGACGGAACTGCCTTTACCGGTGCTAATGGCGAGGCACGCCGTACCCCGTCGCAGGACCCGACTCCGTAA
- the rsmA gene encoding 16S rRNA (adenine(1518)-N(6)/adenine(1519)-N(6))-dimethyltransferase RsmA: MTLDIHSGPRAKKSLGQNFLHDKNIANRIVDELDIGPCDKVIEIGPGPGALTHLIHARKPAWFAILEKDFHWATEHRRNPPAGAPDMQVVLTDALLFPWENLAPGQRWKVIGNLPYNVASPLMWDILSRATGLVRAVFMIQKEVADRIVATPHGKQYGALSVWLQSFCVPKRLFIVPPSVFKPRPKVDSAVVRFTPLPLEERDFDAAALSWLLKACFQQRRKQIQTILKGYLGKDMESVFAEANVQSTARPENLTPKQFQILATTMKNWIPA, from the coding sequence ATGACTCTGGACATTCATTCCGGCCCACGTGCTAAAAAGAGCTTGGGCCAGAATTTTTTGCATGACAAGAACATAGCCAATCGGATTGTGGACGAGCTGGATATTGGCCCCTGTGACAAGGTAATTGAGATCGGTCCCGGCCCCGGCGCGCTCACTCATCTGATCCATGCCCGCAAACCGGCATGGTTTGCTATTCTTGAAAAAGACTTTCATTGGGCCACTGAGCACAGGCGGAATCCGCCGGCAGGTGCGCCGGATATGCAGGTGGTGCTTACCGACGCGCTGCTTTTTCCGTGGGAGAATCTTGCACCGGGGCAGCGCTGGAAGGTCATTGGCAATCTGCCCTACAATGTGGCTTCTCCGCTCATGTGGGACATATTGAGCAGGGCGACTGGCCTTGTGCGCGCGGTGTTCATGATCCAGAAGGAGGTGGCGGACCGCATTGTCGCCACGCCGCACGGGAAGCAGTACGGTGCCCTGTCTGTCTGGTTGCAGAGCTTTTGTGTTCCCAAGCGTTTGTTCATAGTACCCCCCAGCGTGTTCAAGCCGCGCCCCAAGGTTGATTCCGCTGTGGTGCGGTTTACCCCTCTGCCCTTAGAGGAACGGGACTTTGACGCCGCTGCGCTTTCCTGGTTGCTGAAGGCGTGCTTTCAGCAGAGAAGGAAGCAGATTCAAACAATTCTGAAGGGTTATCTTGGAAAAGATATGGAGTCCGTGTTTGCGGAGGCGAACGTTCAATCCACCGCACGGCCTGAGAACCTTACGCCAAAGCAGTTCCAGATTCTTGCAACTACTATGAAAAATTGGATTCCTGCTTGA
- a CDS encoding GatB/YqeY domain-containing protein, which produces MSLAKQIESDYIAAYKAKDQVRLGVLRHLKTAAKNLQVELLRELTDDDLFTVIMKQAKQRQDSIEQFTSAGREDLAAIERGELEVLKAYLPQPLSEEELVAIVDRTITETGAAGAKDMGKVMNPIMAGYKGRVDGKVLSALVRARLA; this is translated from the coding sequence ATGAGCCTCGCAAAGCAGATAGAATCCGACTATATTGCCGCCTACAAGGCCAAAGATCAGGTCCGTCTGGGCGTTTTGCGCCATCTTAAAACCGCTGCCAAGAATCTTCAGGTGGAGCTTTTGCGTGAACTGACGGATGATGACCTGTTTACAGTCATCATGAAGCAGGCAAAGCAGCGTCAGGATTCCATTGAGCAGTTCACCTCCGCAGGCAGGGAAGATCTGGCCGCCATTGAACGCGGAGAACTGGAAGTGCTGAAGGCGTATCTTCCCCAGCCTCTTTCCGAAGAGGAACTTGTTGCCATTGTGGACAGGACCATAACGGAAACAGGTGCCGCAGGAGCCAAAGACATGGGTAAGGTCATGAATCCTATCATGGCGGGATATAAAGGGCGTGTGGACGGCAAGGTGCTGAGCGCGCTTGTCCGCGCACGTCTTGCCTGA
- the rpsU gene encoding 30S ribosomal protein S21: MPGVFLEDGDYNFDIALRRFKKQVEKAGVLSEMKKRQHFEKPSVMRKKKKAAARKRLIKKMRKMNVG; this comes from the coding sequence ATGCCCGGTGTATTCCTTGAAGATGGCGATTACAACTTCGACATCGCCCTGCGTCGATTCAAGAAGCAGGTGGAAAAGGCTGGCGTGCTCTCCGAAATGAAGAAGCGTCAGCACTTTGAGAAGCCCAGCGTGATGCGCAAGAAGAAAAAGGCTGCTGCACGCAAGCGTCTCATCAAGAAGATGAGAAAGATGAACGTGGGCTAG
- a CDS encoding HU family DNA-binding protein, with translation MTKADLVEKIAEKANLTKANAERSLNAFIEAVEGVLVKEGKLTLTGFGTFVVEERKERKGRNPRTGAEISIPAAKVVKFRPGKLLKEAIK, from the coding sequence ATGACGAAGGCAGATCTCGTTGAGAAGATTGCTGAGAAGGCCAATCTGACCAAGGCGAACGCGGAACGTTCGCTTAATGCGTTCATTGAAGCGGTTGAAGGTGTGCTGGTAAAAGAGGGCAAACTTACCCTGACCGGTTTTGGCACCTTTGTCGTGGAAGAACGCAAGGAGCGCAAGGGGCGTAACCCCCGTACAGGCGCAGAAATTTCCATTCCCGCCGCAAAGGTGGTCAAGTTCCGTCCCGGAAAGCTTCTGAAAGAAGCTATCAAGTAA
- a CDS encoding LptF/LptG family permease — protein MSLLSRYLLRQNLFLMFTVLSVGIGLYLLSDLFDRLDDFLEASVGVGIIATYFLSKIPLIISQILPAVFLIACILQLCFMARARELVALQAGGISFARMASFFILYGLMWAMVQLCFSQFLGVKGEELSARIWREEVRKKSIEAATLHSVWFTEGDNMVHLGRVQPARNTGEDITVYELDGEGRNILQVLRAKSFTVEKSGWLLRDVRILDPGMFTTGRADIISLPLKQDVAAFQAIDPRADMQKLPLWKLWDAIGQLQASGSNVEGLRTVFHMKLAYSGSLVVMGLVALMLLTWKDNLYFCVGVGLVITFAYYALFTLGGSLGEKGLVYSVMAAWGADILFAAVAGGRILWFTRPRGKIAYKDEDGPRKWGNPHHAHPIVRRKEKGAADTR, from the coding sequence ATGAGTCTGCTTTCGCGCTATCTGCTCCGGCAGAACCTTTTTCTCATGTTCACCGTACTTTCGGTGGGGATTGGTCTGTACCTGCTTTCCGATCTGTTCGACAGGCTGGATGATTTTTTGGAAGCTTCTGTGGGCGTAGGTATTATTGCCACGTATTTTCTGTCCAAGATTCCGCTGATCATTTCCCAGATACTGCCCGCCGTCTTCCTTATTGCCTGCATCTTGCAGCTATGTTTCATGGCCCGTGCCCGTGAACTGGTTGCCTTGCAGGCTGGAGGAATATCCTTTGCCAGAATGGCTTCCTTTTTCATCCTGTACGGGCTGATGTGGGCCATGGTGCAGCTTTGTTTTTCACAGTTTCTCGGAGTGAAGGGGGAAGAGCTTTCGGCCCGCATATGGCGGGAGGAGGTGCGCAAGAAGAGCATTGAAGCTGCAACGCTGCATAGCGTGTGGTTTACCGAAGGCGACAACATGGTGCACCTGGGGCGTGTTCAGCCCGCCCGTAACACGGGTGAGGATATTACCGTTTATGAACTGGATGGCGAGGGACGCAATATCCTGCAAGTGCTGCGGGCGAAGTCGTTTACGGTTGAAAAAAGTGGGTGGCTGCTCAGGGATGTGCGCATTCTGGATCCGGGCATGTTCACAACAGGCCGTGCCGACATAATCAGCCTGCCCCTGAAGCAGGATGTTGCGGCTTTTCAGGCCATTGACCCCCGAGCTGATATGCAGAAGTTGCCGCTGTGGAAGCTGTGGGATGCCATTGGCCAGCTACAGGCCTCCGGTTCCAATGTGGAGGGGCTGCGCACCGTCTTTCACATGAAACTTGCCTATTCTGGATCGTTGGTGGTCATGGGGCTTGTGGCGCTGATGTTGCTGACGTGGAAGGACAATCTGTATTTTTGTGTCGGAGTGGGACTGGTCATAACCTTTGCCTACTATGCGCTGTTCACCCTTGGCGGTTCATTGGGTGAGAAGGGGCTGGTCTATTCCGTTATGGCGGCGTGGGGGGCGGATATCCTGTTCGCCGCAGTGGCGGGAGGGCGTATTTTGTGGTTTACGAGGCCCCGTGGAAAAATCGCGTACAAAGATGAAGACGGGCCCAGAAAGTGGGGCAACCCCCACCATGCCCATCCCATTGTGCGCAGGAAGGAGAAGGGGGCTGCGGATACCCGGTAG
- a CDS encoding endonuclease MutS2 — MEQRTLQNLEFDKVLTHLARFAVSEAGQQACLALAPCDRPEEARERTEFFRQGQVWAQFSAFRLRPFAPLTGMFEFVQGAANVLDLDDLWALRQVLAQARELVDSIAAVPGNGVQWPLLQDAVQAYPWPGQCWSGLSRCLGENGQIRDESSPELLLVRQEVRRIHQTCTRKVKEVVQTYNLLQYMQDEYITLANDRYVLPLKSNFKGRVQGIIHDYSQTGETCYFEPMFLVELNNELQELKRQEREEERKVLVYLTGLVRSQFVSVRGVHDLLVTVDVLLAKCALADAFAGGALELLADAPLQLHAARHPLLALSEQGSLPLDIVLKPGQKALVISGGNAGGKTVCLKTLGLITLMAMSGLPVPVASGSSLPHWSRVFAFIGDEQSLETHVSTFTAQIRHLSALWDRADEQALVILDEFGAGTDPAQGAALAQAVIDGLLEKGACVAAATHFPALKAYALGREQVRAASVLFDPATKKPLYRLAYDQVGASQALDVAREHGMPESVLRRAESYLLMDGEDTSALIDRLNSLAVEREKEIETLQRERDKFRTKRDRLEERFEKDRATLFSSVQAQAQGVLQDWKAGRVSHKMALKQLAKTREKLVEKDKEPVRAFGIEDVRPGQRLTYLPWNKTGVVEEVDGRRNRVKLDLAGVSMWTEAKDLAVIDEKNATPAAAHTLGGAVVKAERNISLRLDLRGMRTDVALSELSRFLDKALLGSVLQVEVVHGRGTGALRKEVHRLLKEFPAVANFRLASEEQGGDGMTIVDFK; from the coding sequence ATGGAACAACGTACTCTCCAGAATCTGGAATTTGACAAGGTGCTGACGCACCTTGCGCGGTTTGCTGTATCCGAAGCCGGGCAGCAGGCTTGCCTTGCCCTTGCGCCTTGCGACAGGCCTGAGGAGGCGCGCGAACGTACGGAGTTTTTCCGGCAGGGACAGGTGTGGGCGCAGTTTTCTGCATTCAGGCTGCGGCCCTTTGCTCCGCTTACCGGTATGTTCGAGTTTGTGCAGGGTGCCGCCAATGTGCTTGATCTGGATGATCTGTGGGCGCTTAGGCAGGTGTTGGCACAGGCACGGGAACTGGTGGATTCCATTGCTGCCGTCCCGGGCAACGGCGTGCAGTGGCCTTTGCTGCAAGACGCCGTGCAGGCATATCCCTGGCCGGGGCAGTGCTGGTCCGGTCTTTCGCGTTGTCTGGGCGAGAACGGGCAGATACGTGATGAGAGTTCGCCCGAACTGCTGCTGGTGCGTCAGGAAGTGCGGCGTATTCACCAGACCTGCACCCGCAAAGTTAAAGAGGTTGTGCAGACGTACAATCTTCTGCAATACATGCAGGATGAGTACATCACCCTTGCCAACGACCGTTATGTGCTGCCGCTGAAGAGCAACTTTAAGGGACGGGTGCAGGGAATTATCCACGACTATTCCCAGACCGGGGAAACCTGCTACTTTGAGCCCATGTTCCTTGTGGAACTGAATAACGAGTTGCAGGAGCTTAAGCGACAGGAGCGGGAAGAGGAACGCAAGGTTCTCGTCTACCTGACCGGACTTGTGCGCTCGCAGTTCGTTTCGGTGCGGGGGGTGCATGATCTTTTGGTCACGGTGGACGTGCTGCTGGCAAAATGTGCCCTTGCCGATGCCTTTGCCGGAGGAGCACTGGAGCTTTTGGCGGATGCGCCGCTGCAGCTTCATGCGGCCCGCCATCCGCTGTTAGCCCTTTCTGAGCAGGGATCTCTGCCGTTGGATATCGTTCTTAAGCCGGGCCAGAAGGCGCTGGTTATAAGCGGAGGCAACGCCGGGGGCAAGACCGTGTGCCTGAAGACACTCGGGCTTATCACGCTTATGGCCATGAGCGGACTGCCCGTGCCTGTGGCGTCCGGGAGTTCGTTGCCGCATTGGAGCAGGGTGTTTGCCTTTATCGGCGATGAGCAGAGTCTGGAGACACATGTTTCCACGTTCACGGCGCAGATAAGGCATTTGAGCGCGCTGTGGGACCGGGCGGATGAACAGGCGTTGGTTATTCTGGACGAATTTGGCGCGGGAACGGACCCCGCGCAGGGGGCGGCGCTGGCGCAGGCAGTGATAGACGGGTTGCTTGAGAAGGGAGCCTGTGTGGCTGCGGCGACACATTTTCCTGCGCTTAAAGCCTATGCGCTTGGGCGCGAGCAGGTACGCGCAGCGTCTGTGCTGTTTGACCCTGCCACCAAGAAGCCTTTGTACCGTCTTGCCTATGATCAGGTAGGAGCCTCGCAGGCGTTGGATGTGGCCCGTGAGCACGGCATGCCGGAGAGCGTGCTGCGCAGGGCGGAAAGCTATCTTTTGATGGATGGTGAAGACACCTCTGCGCTTATCGACAGGCTGAACAGCCTTGCCGTGGAGCGGGAAAAGGAAATTGAGACACTGCAACGCGAGCGGGATAAATTCCGGACCAAGCGCGACAGGTTGGAGGAACGGTTTGAGAAGGACCGTGCCACCCTGTTTTCATCCGTGCAGGCTCAGGCACAGGGCGTACTGCAGGACTGGAAAGCCGGACGGGTAAGCCATAAGATGGCGCTCAAACAACTGGCCAAAACCCGTGAAAAACTTGTGGAAAAAGACAAGGAGCCTGTGCGTGCGTTCGGCATTGAGGATGTACGTCCGGGGCAGCGCCTGACCTATTTGCCGTGGAACAAGACCGGGGTTGTGGAAGAGGTGGACGGACGGCGCAACCGGGTAAAGCTGGACCTTGCAGGTGTTTCTATGTGGACTGAGGCTAAAGACCTTGCCGTTATTGACGAAAAGAACGCCACGCCTGCCGCTGCACATACTCTGGGCGGTGCAGTGGTGAAGGCGGAAAGAAATATTTCCCTCAGGCTTGACTTGCGGGGCATGCGGACTGATGTAGCACTTAGTGAACTTTCCCGTTTTCTTGACAAGGCTTTGTTGGGCAGCGTCTTACAGGTGGAGGTGGTTCATGGGCGCGGCACAGGTGCTCTTCGCAAAGAAGTGCACAGGCTGCTCAAGGAGTTTCCTGCCGTTGCCAATTTTCGTCTTGCATCGGAAGAGCAGGGCGGTGATGGCATGACCATTGTCGATTTTAAATAA